The Aedes albopictus strain Foshan chromosome 1, AalbF5, whole genome shotgun sequence genomic interval ggaattcttctacaaaatgctccaaatatttttaaaattcttatatttttcaaaaattcttaaaatctccaaatttttattcagagattctgtaagaaagtcctccagggatcAAAATCATCAATCATCCTACAGAAACACTTCtacagatttctcctgaaatttctctaaaaacttcTATGTAATCCTTTTGCAATTGCTCCTAGAAATAtccaagatgtttttttttaatttccccggAATTTCTATGTAAATTTCTCCTAACTCTGCTTCTTAAATTCCTCTAATAAAGTAAACTTACTTTAGATTCGTTCACACATTTCTCTAAGGGTCCTCTGAAAACCCTCCCCGGATATAGCCACataagtttctctaaaaattctttcaaaaaatcccccGAAAGAGTTTCCGGAAAATCTTTCACGGATCTTTTCAGAAAATCAGATCTACAggattccagaaatttttacaaatattccgtttgaaaatcttccagggatccttTACGAAATGCTTTCAagatttctgtaagaaattcctctagggagtccTTCCAATATTCTTCCTAGAATATCTACAAACATATCTCCACGGGTTCCTTGAAAAACAATTCTTGGAATTGTTCCAGAATATGTTCTTCTAGGCGTTACTTTAGGGAACCcactcaggattccgtcagaaatgtcCTCAGgggtttgttcagaagtttctcttgagGTTTCCCCAAAATTTTACACTCTTTCTGAAAACCTTGCCCATTATTTCATAAATCATACCAGGGATTGAGAATTCCTTtcgaagtttttccaggaaatcctttagaaatttcactgaAGCTTTTCGTAAGAAATTTTCTTGGTAATTTTTAAagataattctccaggaatccaaaTCATTAagtatcctccagaaactcctctatagattcttccataaatcttCAATGTATTCCTTACAAAAACTGCTCTAAGATGTgtctaagaattccttccaaatactcttgaatttctacagaaattcctacgaAGCATGTTTCTTAAACTCCTCTAGTAAAATGAACtttagattcctccacaaattgctcCAAGGGTTCCACTAGAAACCCCTTATAAATATCtatggatttctttttttttattctttggaaaccttttcggaacatcttccacggattccatcagaaaatcagaTATACAggattctagaaattcctacaaacattcctttagaaattcttacagggattcttcaTGAAATGCTTACCTGGtctcagtaaaaaaaaatcaccagggAATCTTTCCgatgttcctccaagaatatctccaaaaatatcttcaagggttcctttagaaactcttctGGGAAGTGTTTCGGAATATGTTCAAGgggttcctttaggaaattcacccagaattccgacagaaatttcccaaagaatttgttctgaaattcctccagctgtttcttttcaagattcctcaagaaatttccagaaatttttccagaatgtTTTTTCGGGAAGTTTACTTGGTTTTCTCTCAGAAATTAGTTCAAAATTTCCATTGGAAAAACTCCCAGATCCcagattgtttcagaaaaccATTCAAGGATGCAatcggaaattttctccaggggttttgtcagaaactcttccatggaATTCCACTTGAGTTTAAATACAAAATTTATTGAAGGTATCTTAATGAAAATCTTTCATAGACtgccatacaatttttttaaaactattcagggaattcttccagaaaataatcTAGGGGTcctttaagatttcttcagaattttttcccagaaacttgtttaaaaattcctcaaaaacttccataaaatgttccagggattcctccagaaattcatccattacggctttcaggaagttttctaTAGTGCTCTTTCTTATCTCAGAAATTAGTCCaaagattccattagaaaatcttccatggatttccttaGAATTTTCTCCGGGTATTTTTTagggaaatttttcaatgatgcaatcgaaaatttttctagggattttgtTAGAATCTCTTTCAGAGAATTGCACGAGGGTTTTCTACACAAAATTTCTTGAAAGTATTCATAGATTGCAGAACAAAATTCtcaaatgattgtttttttttttcaggaattcttccaaagttttcttgaaaaaatccccttGAGATTTCTCTACAAGTTTGCCATTGGAAAACCTTAattcataggttcccaaactttctggtgtgcgaccccctttggccagcagaggtacttttcgcgaccccccataggaATTCTCTCATGTGTTGTCCGTTACAgaaaaatattcgactgtccctcgcgaccccctgaatGAAGTCCTGCGACCCCCATGGggtgtcgcgacccacagtttgggaaaccatgccttaattaatttctttaaaaaaatatttggggtACCTTCAGAAACTACTGCAttgattatttcagaatttatttcagagattcattagGAAATTTGTTCAAagtccttcacaaattcttccaggggttcccgaATAAAATCATTCATAGATCCCTTTGGAGATAGCTTTACAGTTCCTCTGAGAgattttaccagggattcctaaaaaaaatattgcccaTGAATTCCGTTATaaaatccttcatagattccttcagaaattgcttcaaagtttctttctgcagggattcctcatgaaaatcctccagagatttctcggaAAATATCTCAAAgacttttttcatttttctattttttcataTCTACGAATTTACCCAAGAACTCTTTTAGAACATCTTTCGTGAATTACATGataagtttctccggaaatttcttcaataaataaTCCACAGTAACTTCACAGTTTCGTGTTGAGATTCTTCTgggtatttctccaaggaatcttccgaaaattcctccgatataaagtcttccaaagattcgttcgaagaaattctttcagaaattcctgcagggattcttaaaGTATATCTAATTGTGGTTCATCCAGAAGGTCTAGGttcgtctagaaatttctttgagaatttctgaagaaaaactttcttgggttccttctaaaactgccttatggatttcttcagaaattcttccacgatccctttcagaaattactccaacaattccttcataaactttttcaaagattcttccagacattctttcaggcattcattcagaaatttctccaaatatgctttcaggaattcttcaaattgttactttaaaaatacttccagtgattcctttaggaattccatcgcaattcaaaaattttcttatgttttttttcgtaaattcgtttacaaattcgttcagaaaatcttcaagagattccttgagaACACCTTTTAGGGATTCATTGAGAAGGtctttcgagattcctctagacagcaaaaattcttccagagttttgaaaaatttcatacTCGGATTGCTtaaaaatttcctccaagaagtGACTACTCTGAACTTTGAAAGCTTACAATCTTTTCTTTGATTCTACAAaatagtaacaaattttgaaaacgacgtataatcaatgctacaccattgattatacgtcgttttcaaaatttgttactgaaatgcaACTTTCTTCAAGCCAGATTCTAGATCCCATATTATCATGTTTCGGTTATTGAAAACGAACAATTTCATTAGAAAGCTGTCAATAAGACACCTAATGATAATGGTTTTCAAGGCCTTGTTTGGTTGACAATTGTAAATACTCAACCAGGACACAGACTAGTCCCAGCTGAGCATCACTAATCATCTTCAAACATTCATCACTGATCTTGAACAACATCAAACATCTCCTAGATTTCAAATATTGTTCAATCTGCAGcctagaaacttctccgaaagcTGCTGCTACCCTTCGCCGAGTGACACACAAAAGCTGGAAATAAACCACCTCCGCTTATCAAGGGGGGCCAGATAAGATTAGAGACATTCAACGCCCTCGCCATCAATCAATGACGCACTtcaaatctagaccaacatttgaaaagggcggaagagccaaaatgtaaacaaatcacttttcagcataatttgatgaaacaactcataaacatatgatttttcctgacgttagctcaaaaatgagtttccacttctggaaaacaataatttaaataaaggcggatttccacatctgattttgatcatttcatttggttgttccgccaatgatcttgcgcctttgaaaaaagcacaaaaatgcacaaaattgttaacactgttgaataaacagtcgagaacagcatctcgccattcatatttatcaaatttacacaaaactttTACTCCCACTTTTGATTAAAGTCGCCCCTAACTACTTACACCGTTATTGAAAAGCCTTCGTCATTACGTCGTGCTTCGGCGCCCATCAAAATGTTTGAGTGGAAATCCGCCGCGCACTTATTGCTCTTGTTGCGCACGGATGGTTCTTACGCCCAAGATCAAATCGTGCGTTTTTCATCGTAAAATTCCATAAAGTCGCTGACTGACTGCAATAAGTGGCGATAATATGGCTTCAATGTCTATTCAGGATATATTTTTCTCCAAAGGACCCAGATTTGGTTGATATGCAGTTGGTAAAGCTTCAGTGATAAAAATGTTAGCGAATGGTCTCAAATCTATTGACCGGCATAGGTCACAGCAGGTAGATTCAgcaaaaggtgatattgggaaccaggcccgtgcacagaaaaggcgactagggaggggttttacccaattttagcaaagggtgaagaaggccttgtgtatagagtatcggcaatgggaggagtttaacccccaaaacccatccgttgtgcacgggcttgttgggaacataatatgctgcctgcgcttccccatcggaactgtagctatattttttttcaacgcgCATTATGGACAATAGCAGGAACAACTCCCTCCTTTGCTCTACGATACTAGATAAACTGTAAAGAGTTGTTGTTCGtagataagagctagaatatagaTTTTAATCGAAATCTGATTGCCAttgcattttactcattgttTTTTTACCACTCATCGTAGGCAACGTCAAGAGAAAATTTCCTTCCGCCTCCATTGTCCAATGTCAGATAAACTTCAATTAGTTACTTTTAGTTAAAAAAGCTTCAAAACCAATTTATTGCAGTGGACTAGGTTCAAAATCTATTGCATTCCACTAAtttcgatacaaaatttcttcgggcgtaacaacaaaagcgatcgattctaggtaatattgaccaggcgtaattccagtgctggcgaccaagtggcgtagcatgtcgggcgtaatgaccaatgagtttttatttgggcgtaattttcatttcagtcattttcttcaaggaaaaacgcttgtttgtactttttgacataaaatcaccaagaggatagtgttttcttctaaaacaacgaaaaagattgagtgcacacgcacaaagtgttaaataggaattagttCTAGATTGCGaaactttgcaagcgtttttctcgattctaacattttggatatccgcccttttcacatgttggtctagaaatcTAATTTCTCCCTTCTTCGCTTCCCTTTCACCCCCATAGGTTACAATCCCCTTCTGAACTGGGCCTTCGGAACCGCCGAGGATGTGGTACACCGCGCCGTCACCATCTCCGCTCCGCTCGTTCACAAGTTCGACCGGCCGCTCCAGCTGGTCGACCAGACCGTCGTCAAGGGTATCGACCGCCTCGAGGTGAGCGCCCCGATCATCAAGGAACAACCGCAGGAGATCTACAACCAAGCTAAATCGAAGGTCCTCGGAACCGTGAAGCCGTACACCGAGAAGGTGTGCGAACTGCGACACGCCTCCCAGCAGAAGGCCgcctccctgaaggaactctcctGGAAGAAAGCCAACGAAGTACTGGCCACCCAGTACGGAAGCAAGGCCGTCAACGGCGTGGACACCACCGCTCAGGCTGCCGAGCGTCTACTGGACTACTACTTCCCCAAGAGCGCCGAAGATGTCGAGGATGATAACGGTGAGTTTCGAGGGATTTGGGGTTTCCTAGATATTACAGAACTTGACCACCTTCTCTCATCTCATCAACAGCTCCCATCCCGGTCAAGGAAGACCCAGTGCTGCACACCGTCCAGACCGTGGGACGCCTGTCGAACAAAGTTGCCCGCCGCGTCTACCGTACCGTGCTGAACCAGATCAAGTGCCTGCGCAAGGAGGACGTCAAGGACTACGTCGCAACGCTGATTGCCGTCCTGCACCTGACCAGCTACCTGAACTTCTTGAACGACAAGCGGCAACAGCAGGCCGTGGAAGATACGCCCTCCGCACCAGTCTCCGCCAGCTCCAGCACCGCCTCCGCAAGCTCAGGCAGCTCCTCCAACGCCTCGGCAGTGGTTGCCACGACCAAGAGCAGCAAGACGCTCCAGCAGACGGAGAACGGTAGCGACGAGAGAACGCAGTAGGCGCGTGCTAGCTCGTATAACTCGTAACTCTATCTAGGATACGTAACGTAACGTTTGTGTGTGAGGGAATGCAAACCCATAAGCGAACTGATTAACTAGTAGAATGTTAATGTAATCGTAGAtatctttttgcattttttgtttcGTTCTGTCAGATGAGGGACATTGATTCATTCTTGGATCCACTGGATGCGGTCCAAGTGACGTGGTAATCGAATGTTTGAACGTGTGTTTGTGCGTGTGCGTGTGTGTGAGAATGGGAATGAATGTGCATTTACAAAAGCATTGTTTACTGTTGTAGTGCTACACCTAGGAAGCGAAGATTGTCTAGCTCTGGGAGTTTGTTTTCCACCCAGGAGCCTAGAGAAACCAGAATCGAAGCGTTTATATATTTTTCCCTATTTTCAAAACAACATTTTTAGATGAGCTATATTATTGTTTACCCGtatctttatattttttttgtaaaattaaaAAGTGAAAAACGTAAACAAGAACGCAGTTTCAACAGGCTAATAATATCACAAAAACCCTTGACCGATGGAGTCACGATTCTTGCTTACGTCAATCCACTGACATTTTTTCTTACATCCTACTCTTATCAATTGTTTGCGACTCGTGCTGTGAGCGCACTACTTGTCGAAGAAACGTTAAACAAAGTCTGTCAAGCCGGCTTGATATACTTTGTGCGCGAAGGATTGTACTTTGGAATTTCGCACCTGAATAAGTTTTAAAGAAATGCCATCGCAGTAGGCGTTGTCGTTCGGACGGGCAACAATTACCACAGCAACACCTCTTGTTAAAATATCGCCAAAGAAAACACTGTGAACAATCTAGGTTCAGCAGAGTAAACAATGTCCTCGTCGTCAGTCAGCTCGAGCGTTCTAAGCCTTCCCTCTGAGCTGATACGGTTGATTGCAAAAGCCATTCCACTGGTGTTGTGTTATTCAGCTCAATTTGAATGAAAATACACTACAGTTTACAATAACAAATAACTGTGGCAAAAGCCGAGTACATGGTGAAATTGAGATTGACTTTTGCTTATATACATATGAATAAGCGCAGAACCGAATGATGATAACAAATGCGCACACATTGGCACACACATGGCGACGGACAGCGACCAGCCAACCAATAGGCGACGATTCCGCGGATGACATCGCGATCACGCCACTTGTGAACTTTGGAGCTTTGCGCGTTCATATCGCGCATCAGCGCAAAGCGTTGCGCTGCTGGCTGGAACAAGCGATGTAAGAAGGGCGACTGGCGGTGAATGGCAGCAGGCCGCGAT includes:
- the LOC115264856 gene encoding lipid storage droplets surface-binding protein 2; translation: MSAKVQQENGEVCSSGDASLLPHLESLDRMLKLPVVDATWQQTQNVYGRVKGYNPLLNWAFGTAEDVVHRAVTISAPLVHKFDRPLQLVDQTVVKGIDRLEVSAPIIKEQPQEIYNQAKSKVLGTVKPYTEKVCELRHASQQKAASLKELSWKKANEVLATQYGSKAVNGVDTTAQAAERLLDYYFPKSAEDVEDDNAPIPVKEDPVLHTVQTVGRLSNKVARRVYRTVLNQIKCLRKEDVKDYVATLIAVLHLTSYLNFLNDKRQQQAVEDTPSAPVSASSSTASASSGSSSNASAVVATTKSSKTLQQTENGSDERTQ